In the Drosophila teissieri strain GT53w chromosome 3R, Prin_Dtei_1.1, whole genome shotgun sequence genome, GCGTTGCCAGACATTTCCCTagtgaaaacattttaaccACATTCTTTGGGGTCACACTGCACCCAACCGCCTTGCTGTTCTGCACGTGTGCGTGcgtaaataacatttttattattattttataacgAAAATGACTCAGGCGGAGATCGCGAAATGTCTGCGAGAGGAGTACGAAATCGCGCACAACAAGGAGCAGAAGCCCAAGAAGGAGGACCTGCTCACGATCACCAAGAAGTTCCATCAGCGTGTCTTGGAACTACTGACCACTCACAAAGTGCCCTACTCCAAACAAGAAGGTAAAACCATTTATGAAAAGCATTgattttttaactttatcgTATTTCCTACAGATGAGGAGACCTACGAAGAGTACCTGCTGTCGGACACGGAGGAATCGGGCAACAAGAAAAAGGGAAACCagggaaaactgaaaaagcaAGACTCAGACGACGAGGATGTGGAGGCGCGCATAGCCTCCATCAAGAACAAGCTGCGCCAAAAGAAGGGCCCCACCACGGAGCGCCAGCAGAAACGGCGCGAATCAAAAAAGCTGAAACGCAGCAAGGGCGTCCAGAAACTGCTTCTCTCCTCGGCCAAAAACCTCAAGAACGAGAACGTCAAGCACCAGAAGCTGAAGAACGGCTTGGTGAAGGCCGAACAGGAGACAGAGGACAGCAAGGAACAGATCCAGCCGGTCAAAGTGCAGCCGGTGTACAATCAGGAGGCCAAGATCGTCTACTCCAAGGTGGACTTCGCCGCCAATCCAGGAGGCAAAGCCAAGAAGTCACACCAAAACCCCAAGGAGATTCTGAAGAAGTTGCGCGACACCAAGAAGCACCTAAGCGAGCTGCGCGAACAGGGCGAAACGGATAAGGCGGCGGAGATTCAAACGGACATCGCCTGGCGCAACGCCTTCGACAAGGTCGAGGGCAAGAAGGTCAAGGACGACACCAAGCTCCTGCAAAAGGCCATTAAAAAGCGGCGCGTGGAGAAGAAGAAGTCTAAGACCAAGTGGACGGAACGCAAACAGAAGGTGGAGCACGACAAGGAGAAGCGGCAGAAAAAGCGACAGGAGAACCTGGATAAGCGAAGCAAGGACAAGAAGAACCGGAAACTAAAGACGGCCAGCAAGAAGGGTCGCATCATACCCGGCTATTAACTATGATCTAGCCTTAAGTGTAAAGTAGTGTAAATGTATGCCACGTTGAAATTCAACTCAGAATGCTTTAGAAAAAAGAGTGATCTTTCCCAAATTCTCGTTCTTATATTTTCGTGTTAGAAATTTACTTTTCCGGCCTCGACACAGTCAAAATTCCAGCAGACAGCTAAATTCCCAGTTTCAAAGCCACAGTTTTTGGGTCCTCGTTTTTGTCCACTTTATGTCACTTTGTGTTCCACTGTGCGTTGCGCGGCCTCACCGAAGATTgggaagaagaagaacggCGAACAGCTGAGGCCGATAGCAACAATCGATTGCTATCGTAATCGTTTACTTGGATTGCTGCGATTTTTCCAGATTTTCCGAGTACTTACAAGAGACAAAAATTGGATCAGATAATGTTGGAGACCCTAGAAATTTGCGGATCTTTTAAAACAGTATAACCACCGAATAAGCAAGAAGAAGCATAACGAGTGTGGCAGCCAAAACAACGAGAatcacacgcacgcacacagccacAAAAATTACGTGCAGAGCGCAATCTattccccccattttcctccGAAAATAAAGCAAGGCAGGCGGAAAATCAACCAAATTGCGACGCATTTTGGAGAGCGacgaaaaaacaacaagtggATACAAAAAAGGAATCCCTGCAAGCCGAGCCATCCCCAGCAGGAGTCACAACAACTTACAGATCAACTTTGCAGATCAGcagagcaagaagaagaagcggcgaccagctgagtaacgaaGCAAAGCAGGGGCGCAGGGGAATCCGAGTCCAGAAGCAACTGCAGCGGGCGCGGAGGAAGCGGTAGAAGGAACAGAGGTAGAAGGCGCACAGGCGGCGGGCGGCAGCCACCATGAGCATGGTGCGGCGGATTATCCTGCTGGGCCCCAAATACAGTGTGTGGGCAAAGGGTAAGTGCTGCCCcgtcttgttgttgttgtgctgccAATCGCATACGTAACTGCGTCATTAGCCGTgaatcaacaacaactggcaATGGCAACTAAAAAACAGCCTGCAGTTTAccaatccgaatcggaatcccAACCCTCCCCCCGCCATTTGGCTTATCAGAATTTTCTAGCTGCTCTGCTTGCTGAACTTTTCTTGTCTAGTGTCAAGCAACCAAAACACTGAGTGAAGGTCGTCTTCTTTTGATACCAAAAAGCTGCTCGCGGTCAACGGGCCACAGTGGCGTCGCTGAATAGGGGTTTCGCCCAACTGATTTTACATTCACAAGCCACACGCATCTGATTGGAGGCCACCCCCCTCGACGTTTCCAATCAGACAAGCGTGGCTCTTGGACCAACTGAACTTGAATTGTTTTATAAGGCCCGAATGGCCAGGTAGCGCAATTACTGCTTGCCGCTCTGACGCaatgattttttgttttatcatTACATGTCTGCAGTGGAGCAATTTCttacacatttttaatggccaaaacTTGGTTATTATATTTGCTGGCCTGCAGGTTAGGAAAGCGAGAGCCGGAAGTTTACCCAACAAATTTCACTGAAAGAAACTAGCAGAGATTGTTTTCTGTTGTTCAATTTACAGCACCTGTGAATTCCGAGATTAGCCATTATCAAGGCCCTGTTCGAATGGCACTACTGCGAAAAAGGTGCGAGTCATCTGCGATATCGGAAGATGCTAATTGCCCTTGGCCTCTACTTGTTAGTTAGTTTTTGTGGGCCAATCTAGAGACTCTGTTCCCCGGATTCCCTGTGTTGTTATCAATTGCCTGTGCTTTGGAAAACATTAACCCCGCACATGGGGTCGATGCTTCCATTTTCCTGCTTTGTGCACGAGACAATTTAAGTCTTTTGCATCCATGCACAGTGACAACAAACCTAAGATGACTTCCAAATTGTACGCAATTTATAAACTGGACTTTATAAAAAACCTTTATAGCACAGTTTTCTATATTGATAAAAATTCTTTATTTCCAGGAAGCGGGGCTGGTCAATCACAGCGCTCGGCAAGATGTGTTATCCTAAGCGCAGGATCTGCGGATGACAGCAACTGTGGCGTAAGACGCTTCCACCTAGCAACACGGAACTGCGCGAGGAATCGACTGATGAGATTGGAGCCCGCGATGGCAATACCGGCATATATTGATGTAACCAACGCCACTTCAAGAACGCCAGGGGACTCCAGCGACAGTGGGAGCGGCAGCGAAGGGGGAGCCAGTGCGTCGGGAGGTAGTGGAGCGAAGAGCCCCGGCAGTGCGGCTGGTTCTGGTGCAAGTTCTACTAGTGGCGCCGATCCGCCAGGCGGCGGCAGTGACAAGTTCCTCTCGTGCCCAAAGTGCGGCAGCGCCTGCACCCAAGTTGAGACTTTTGTCAGCTCGACGCGGTTCGTGAAGTGCGCCAAGTGCAACTACTTCTTTGTTGTGCTCTCGGAAGTGGAGACCAAGCAGCGCACCAAGGACGAGCCCAAGAACCAGCGCAAGCCGCCACCTCCACCACAAAAGATCATGGAGTACCTGGACAAGCACGTTGTGGGACAGGACTTCGCCAAAAAGGTGCTGGCGGTGGCCGTCTACAACCACTACAAGCGCATCCACCACAATCTGCCGCAACTGCAAAACCAGGGAGCTGGTGCCAGTGGATCCGGTGGCGGCCTAGATGGTATTCCTCGGCCCGACCTGCTACACATCACCGGTATCGGTCACACGCTGAACAGCTCGCCGGGCAACGAACTGCCTCCAAAGTCGCCGGCTCAGATGGGCATGGGCGGGGGAATGGGAGGACCTGGACTTGGAGCAGGACTAACGGGTGCATCATCGAGCAATGCGCGTGGAGGTGGCGACCATCGATCCGGATCAGAAATACTTGACCGGCATTCCAGCGATGTTAAGCTGGAAAAGAGTAACATAATCATGTTGGGCCCCACGGGATCCGGTAAGACGCTGATCGCCCAGACTATTGCCAAGTGCCTCGATGTGCCCTTCGCCATTTGCGACTGCACCACCTTGACACAGGCGGGCTATGTAGGCGAGGACATCGAGAGCGTTATTTCAAAGCTACTGCAAGATGCCAACTACAATGTAGAGCGCGCACAGACGGGCATTGTTTTCCTCGACGAGGTGGACAAAATCGGTGCCGTCCCCGGAATTCACCAGCTTCGTGACGTTGGAGGCGAGGGCGTGCAGCAGGGCATGCTAAAAATGCTCGAAGGCACTGTGGTCAACGTGCCGGAGCGGAACTCCCCGCGCAAACTGCGTGGCGAGACCGTCCAGGTGGACACTACAAACATCCTTTTCGTGGCCTCTGGTGCCTACACAGGACTGGACAGGCTTATCGCACGTCGTCTCAACGAAAAGGTAAGGTAGTTTTATTTACTCAACCTTTCCTTACTGATTGCCTCTTATACTTTCTAGTATTTGGGTTTCGGCATGCCTTCGACCAGCGGATCTGGCCGTCGTGCAGCTCAATCAGCCGCCAGTCCCATGGACAACGACCAGGAGGAGCGTGATAAATGCCTGACCAAAGTGCAGGCTCGTGATCTCGTTGAGTTCGGCATGATACCGGTAAGTATCAGGAGTGAAGGTTTAAATATTACTATGTacttataaaacaattttggATTATTTTAAAACCCAATTTGTTTTGCAGGAATTCGTTGGACGTTTCCCGGTTATCGTCCCCTTCCACAGTTTGAACGTTAGCATGCTTGTGCGTATCCTTACAGAGCCGCGAAACGCTCTAGTGCCGCAATATAAGGCACTCCTGGGTCTTGATGAGGTAGATCTTACGTTCACCGAGGATGCTGTAAAGTCGATAGCCCAGCTGGCGATGGAAAGGCACACGGGAGCTCGTGGACTGCGCTCCATAATGGTAAGACATTGAATTTGTGAAACACATAAGAGATATACCATAAACATGTTTATCATCCTTTCCAGGAACAACTGCTGCTGGATCCCATGTTCATAGTGCCTGGTTCAGATATTCGGGGTGTTCACATAACCGCCGATTATGTCAAGGGCAGCTCCACCCCCGAGTACAGTCGTGATGCAGACGCCCCGGCATCTGGGACGGTTGCCACGGATTCCGATACCACAACCGATAATGATAAGAACTTTGAGAATAGTGAGAAAGTACGACTAAAACAGTAATCAGACAGATCCACATTCAAAGCCAACCAAAACAGAAATTGAGACCACAATTGAACAAAGAGAAACCTTTTAATTCGCAACGCTTTCCGAATAGCTTGTTCTCTGTAAACTCGTATCTTCTATCCCCTATACAGCTTCTTAAACTTGTCCAGCTGCTTAATTTCGAATCGTCAGCGCTAATTTTTCTCATAAACACAATTTAATGTTGAACCCTTATGATACTTTCATTTTTCCCACTCTaacatgtatattttttagtcTGGTTTGAATGGTAAATTGATTGGTTCATCGTAGATCCCTTCCTCAAACCCATCACTCTGTAAAATATGACCCGCTGAGGAGTGTATGAATGCTCTCGCATACAATCATAATGAATATATCCTCAATCCCATATGCATCTGTGATTCATAAACGACGAGCAGCGCAATCTTTTGAGCCCGAAGCAATTGTAAGTGGAATAACAAATCCAAAAGTGATTCATGAATAAAAGCCACAgttttttaaacattatatAACACAAAGATCGGAAATCTGCAATGTTGGCAATGATGTGGTCAATTGGCGCTAGGATCTTCTCTTGCATATAccaattatatatacaaacgtAAACATATATTTAGGCAAATTTTTGCATAGTCTAAATTGAGTTTCTAAATGAGTTCTTGTAGCGTTGTAATTATGACAAACGAGAAGCACGTTCTACTTTTAACTAATTTAAGTTGGAAAATAcatttctaaaacaaaaaagaaataaaaaaataaaaaaaatgaaaaggaattCCTctgatttttcaaaataaaaagctgAATGCTAACTTTTTGAGAAATGCGCCAAGGGGTTTTCTATTCTCTTAATATCCGCGTTTCAGTTCGAAAGTAAATATCAAGGTAAACAACGTAGATAtcaatttttagttttcattcattttattttattcgtcATTCAAATTCAACTAAGTCTGCAGAactcataataaataatttgaatttattgcaCATAATGGACTAATAGTAGttccttctttttgtttgtttttacgTTTCCTTTTCATCTCGTAGtgtataaatttgtataaaaatttgtaagttaATAAATATCTTTTGGCGACCCTTAATCGTTTTCCTCGGATATGAGCAGTTCGTATTCCTGTGCCGCAAAGCGATCCCAATCGGAGGTCTGCGAAATAGATAACAGTTTGAGAAGGGTTCCACCAATTGTTGTAAGAACACTTACATATTCGTCTCGCTGAGAGGCAAACGGATCTCGTTGTTCGTGATCCAGATACTTCTCCAGATTGAAGAAAGTGTCGAAAAAGACGTGCGTCATTTTGCAGCGTTTCAAATCACCCAGGGTGATACAGTCCCGATTTGCGGGCTTGATCATATCTAGCATCTAATATAAGAAAAATTGATTATCTTCTTCAAATTGGAATTTAATATCCGATGCCCACCTGGCATAAGCAGTCCTCGAAAGGCAGGCACTCAATGCCGATTCCCTCCAtcctttgctgctgctcctcgtaGAAGTATTCCAGTTCGTACATGGACAGCACTCCATCTCCGTCAACGTCCATACATCTAAACCAGTACTCGATTGCCGTCGGCGTCCGTTTGTCCTCCTCCGAGAGGATGAACCACACAAAGTCCGTGTAGGACATCTTGGCCTCATCTTCCGGCGCCTTTTTGTTATCGCTGCGCGTTACACATCCCGAGAAGATCCGCTCCACGATGCGCGATGACAGGGCATGATCACTGTGCTTGGCCAGGTCCTCCTGGTTGATCAGCAGGTCGTGGTCCTTGTCCAGTTCCCAAAACTTGCAGTAAATCACGTAGAAGTGCTCGTAGCTGAAAAAGGCCATTATCTGATTGATGTCCTCTTCTTCCTCCAGCAGACTGATCATCTGTGGGCGGGATTTGAAATGTACATAATATATTCTATGATTATCCCAGAACTagttttattgtatttatattttatatagatCACTCATATACTTTTCTTACCTCTAGCAGATCGGACCGTTTTAGTTCGGCTATTGTGATCTTGCCGCTCCAACTGCGGTTTACCGAATAGAAAATGCGCGCGATGACTGTGTGCACGTATCTGGAATGGAACTCCGTGGCTTCCTTGAGAAAGGCCAAGCCGGGGTGTGTGTCCACCACATCCTGCACCATGGGCACCAGGTCCTCGGGCACGATATACGAACGGAATCTCTGGCCACGCGACAGAATGTACACGAATCTCGAGGCCGCCTCATGGCAATAAACATTCATTCTGcaagtaaaattaaaataaataaaataataaatataaatatatgtgagCCTAGAAAGATTTACACAATACAATACCAACATTAAAAACGACATATGAGTGGGTGGAGTTTAGTACTTTCCTCCAGAACGTCTATTGTTTTCTAGACTAActtattcaaaataataataggaTATTTCACCTTGTTCCCCTTTTCTTACATATAACATTACATTTCAacacgaaaataaaattaaatcaatattatattttataaagaacATGTTGATGATCTAAGACTCGTGAGTCAAATGTATAATAATCATTTATCATATTTCTGGGTAACATTACATCTGCCTTTTAAAATGTGTTAGCGAACGCACATTCCAACGCCTACGGCTGAACTGGtatcttttatttatgttgaGTGGTAATATCAaggtaaaatatttgtaaatgttgCATATTGCAAACATATACCCTAATATatagttttgtttattcaaatgtttGTAAATGTATTCAGTTTgaaccaaaatcaaaactaTAAAACAATATTGTCAGGACATCTCGTGCTGTTAATTCATCACGTTGGCAATATCTGAACAGGTACATTGTAAGGATACTTCAGGATCTAGGAGGCACTTACTGTTTCCAGAATTCGACGAACCTCTGACGCTCGACGAGACCCGAGCTGGCCGACTGGCAGAAGACCATCACCGGCATGCGCCAGTAGAAGGGCAGGCCACAGATCTTGAGGATGCGTGGGAGCTCGTCCTTGGTCACCTGGTTGTTGGGAAAGCTGTCGAAGGCGGAGAGGATGCCGCGCACCACGCGCTCCATGGCGATGTTGGGCTGAGGCTTGCCGTGTGGAAAGTAGAATCTGCCGGATGATAGATAGGTAATGTACACCTTACAAACCACATCAATGGATCCGCTCACCTGGGTATGTAAACGCTCTTTGTGGAGCGGATCTCCTTCTGCAGCAGATTCTGCTCTTGGGGCGGCGGGGGCGGTGTGGCATGAAGCTTGACCTGCCGACGAATATGAATgcgaaaattaatttcactcACTAATTGTTTACATTCCCTTGTTGTGGCTGCCAAAGCGCCACTCaataaaatgttcaatttattCTCGAATATTTGgctttgtttacgtttttgCGGAAATTTTTTTCCCACTCTCGCCCCAAAAGCCGCATACTGCCACACCCATATCGACGTACATTCGCCCTTTAcctttgaatttattattaaatgtttgccattCAAATAAACATCAACAAATTGTTCTCTAATTTAAGCGGTGAGTGTAGGCGCAAGAGTAaatactttttgtttaaattaccTCGCTGCTATTTGGTAAATAATGGAAACATATTTGCTACGTGGGATTTTGATGTTGCGATTTTCGGGGAATAAATGCATTGAATTCCATATGGTGGAAGCGAAAAAGAGGAGGCAAAAGATCGCTAGCTATAGAAACATGAACAATTTGTTGAGCTATGCTGATTTGAACAGATTTAACTTGTAAATACAGTCCACTAAAtctaaactattttattaaaagtttttcccTTCAACataaaattactttatttggtttttattctTGTGAGAACTTTTTATCTATTATAATTCATGGCCAGGCCATTCATGATTTTAAAACTGTCAACGGAGACATAAATATTAATCTCCTCACTCGACCACGTCGAGAAGCCCCTACGAAAGAGAAAACAATTCATTGGCATGTGcgcacattacgtatacgcccggCTACACATCGTTTATAGtcaaatattacgcatacgcactgttgcccAATTTATAGACAAAGAGCAAAGAGACCAAAAAGCACTAGCAGATCGATTCATGTGTCTGCCCCCTGCTTAAAGCTAAATTgcaaaaaagttgtttttctCTCAGGATTATAGCTATTTTTAGccgatttgtttgctttgatCAGACGCTTGGCAAGAAGTGGGGAATTTTACAGACACTCGTAGTAAAGCAAAGTTCAATTAAGCTGGAGAGATTTTCGGTTTGGTAAGCCATTcataaaaaaaccaaatatgcCGCGCCCGCCCGCACATgtaattaagcaattaaacaATTCTGAAACAAAAGCCCCGACCAGAGCAACAATCCGCACCAAAGCCTGAAAAAAGCAAAGCGAATTGCATTTCGAAGTGCTCAAAAGTGATGATGATCGTGTGCTGGGGTTGTGTTGAATTCGGTTTGGTTgttgtttagtttatttttgttgctttgcttATGCACGATTGTGCTGATCGCAAATGCTTGATTTGATTGTTTATATACGAAAATATGCACACAACACTGGGAGCACTCGATGTGGGCAAGCGAGACCACTATGAATTCCCAACAAACCCTGCGGAGCAGATGAGTAGTCAACAGGTTCTTGGACGTATGagcaaactttaaataaattaaaaaaagtagCTTCAAAACGCAAACTAGGGATTTCGTCAATACTTGCTTGCTTTTATAATGCTTCAACTTTGAGTTCTATACGTCCAAATAATATATGACCCAAAATATTTGATCATTCGGTCTTGGAAGTTTTGTATACAAAcaggcaaataataaataagatatTCCATTTTAACACCGTAAGTTAAGAAATATTTGCTATTCCTGTATAAAAATTGGTACAATCGAAACAGTtagcaattaattaaacaatttgagCCCTTAAAGCCTCTAgctaatatttcttttttcggtTCATAGTATTGGATGGCCATACTGCTTGCGAAATGAAACCCCTCGAGATCAGAGGAACCTCTTTCACTCGGCGCTCCTACGGCCGATACGCCGATCTTCGCCAGCCACTTGGCAAGCGTTTCTCGCATGGCGTCTTGGGGTAACCTTAAATCAATCAATGATGCAGTGCGCTCGCACCGATAAGAGCAGCCCACAAAAAGTCGAACGAAAACAAATGGGCGATTGCAATTGGTTCGGTTTTTTGCACATTGTCTTCTGGCATTTTCAGCTATTAGATAACACCACGAGCACTCTACACTGGGCCGCAGAAAATGCAGATTTCTGCACAGGTTTTCATAACTCACCTTCAAGAGACTCTTGGGCGGAGGGTCCGTCTGGGGCCGTTTGATGTTCAGGAAGGCGTGCCGAACATCCGGACACTTCTCGAACATGAGCACGCGCTCGGCTACGGAGCCGCGGGTGAGGAGATTCACTGGAAGTAGAGACCGATATCTGGATAGCTAGCACACTATATGGGATTCAAGTCGATGGTATTACTTTTGTCCTGGCCATTGGTGAGGGCCGCCCGCGCCCCGCTGGTCGGTTTGACTTTATTCAACGTTGGCATCGTTGTGCTGGCCGCTGTTGCTGGCGTTGCATCCATcgatgttgctgatgctgccgATGCTGCcgatgttgccgctgttgccgctgtcgctgccgCTATGTTGCCGGCGTTATCAGTGGCGATGCGACTTGTTGATTTGCGTGCGTTGGCTACTGTGGCTACTGCTGTGGGCTTTTCTTTGGTTGCCGGCTTCGAATCGGAGCtagtttcttttgtttctttggTTTTGCTCGACTTGCGACTGGTGGTGGCCGCTGGCTCGGCGCCCTTATCACTCACTGCCGCGCTGTTGGCCATTCTCGCCGCCGATGGCCCATCGACGACATCTAGACTAACAGCAGCCGATCCGatcctgctgctccc is a window encoding:
- the LOC122622641 gene encoding ATP-dependent Clp protease ATP-binding subunit clpX-like, mitochondrial isoform X1, whose product is MSMVRRIILLGPKYSVWAKGSGAGQSQRSARCVILSAGSADDSNCGVRRFHLATRNCARNRLMRLEPAMAIPAYIDVTNATSRTPGDSSDSGSGSEGGASASGGSGAKSPGSAAGSGASSTSGADPPGGGSDKFLSCPKCGSACTQVETFVSSTRFVKCAKCNYFFVVLSEVETKQRTKDEPKNQRKPPPPPQKIMEYLDKHVVGQDFAKKVLAVAVYNHYKRIHHNLPQLQNQGAGASGSGGGLDGIPRPDLLHITGIGHTLNSSPGNELPPKSPAQMGMGGGMGGPGLGAGLTGASSSNARGGGDHRSGSEILDRHSSDVKLEKSNIIMLGPTGSGKTLIAQTIAKCLDVPFAICDCTTLTQAGYVGEDIESVISKLLQDANYNVERAQTGIVFLDEVDKIGAVPGIHQLRDVGGEGVQQGMLKMLEGTVVNVPERNSPRKLRGETVQVDTTNILFVASGAYTGLDRLIARRLNEKYLGFGMPSTSGSGRRAAQSAASPMDNDQEERDKCLTKVQARDLVEFGMIPEFVGRFPVIVPFHSLNVSMLVRILTEPRNALVPQYKALLGLDEVDLTFTEDAVKSIAQLAMERHTGARGLRSIMEQLLLDPMFIVPGSDIRGVHITADYVKGSSTPEYSRDADAPASGTVATDSDTTTDNDKNFENSEKSGLNGKLIGSS
- the LOC122622643 gene encoding surfeit locus protein 6 homolog, with protein sequence MTQAEIAKCLREEYEIAHNKEQKPKKEDLLTITKKFHQRVLELLTTHKVPYSKQEDEETYEEYLLSDTEESGNKKKGNQGKLKKQDSDDEDVEARIASIKNKLRQKKGPTTERQQKRRESKKLKRSKGVQKLLLSSAKNLKNENVKHQKLKNGLVKAEQETEDSKEQIQPVKVQPVYNQEAKIVYSKVDFAANPGGKAKKSHQNPKEILKKLRDTKKHLSELREQGETDKAAEIQTDIAWRNAFDKVEGKKVKDDTKLLQKAIKKRRVEKKKSKTKWTERKQKVEHDKEKRQKKRQENLDKRSKDKKNRKLKTASKKGRIIPGY
- the LOC122622640 gene encoding uncharacterized protein LOC122622640, whose product is MQANSSTTTTTTTKTKKLSSGTGTNMISSVAVTSAIKTTTTTRKPAGSGVSPKTSKAQVASNSPSATSDSNAEIAELTKKINDHADAIYHTWKSQGIPPPELLQMYTNAAASGDLSDVASPTADAEGLQKMVTSFVNKDKEQRGKTNSLKKSDITANGKVKKAVVSSFSPVPDQALQSPKKVAAVSVSKPLPDVNLNYDISLDLDVNNLSSQQTQNLLKISELIQQQKDAPATVGKKRQNSKSNSSTSNNHIVNLASTNKLTASEQPTKKQSKASSSGSSRIGSAAVSLDVVDGPSAARMANSAAVSDKGAEPAATTSRKSSKTKETKETSSDSKPATKEKPTAVATVANARKSTSRIATDNAGNIAAATAATAATSAASAASATSMDATPATAASTTMPTLNKVKPTSGARAALTNGQDKMNLLTRGSVAERVLMFEKCPDVRHAFLNIKRPQTDPPPKSLLKVKLHATPPPPPQEQNLLQKEIRSTKSVYIPRFYFPHGKPQPNIAMERVVRGILSAFDSFPNNQVTKDELPRILKICGLPFYWRMPVMVFCQSASSGLVERQRFVEFWKQMNVYCHEAASRFVYILSRGQRFRSYIVPEDLVPMVQDVVDTHPGLAFLKEATEFHSRYVHTVIARIFYSVNRSWSGKITIAELKRSDLLEMISLLEEEEDINQIMAFFSYEHFYVIYCKFWELDKDHDLLINQEDLAKHSDHALSSRIVERIFSGCVTRSDNKKAPEDEAKMSYTDFVWFILSEEDKRTPTAIEYWFRCMDVDGDGVLSMYELEYFYEEQQQRMEGIGIECLPFEDCLCQMLDMIKPANRDCITLGDLKRCKMTHVFFDTFFNLEKYLDHEQRDPFASQRDEYTSDWDRFAAQEYELLISEEND
- the LOC122622641 gene encoding ATP-dependent Clp protease ATP-binding subunit clpX-like, mitochondrial isoform X3 gives rise to the protein MSMVRRIILLGPKYSVWAKGSGAGQSQRSARCVILSAGSADDSNCGVRRFHLATRNCARNRLMRLEPAMAIPAYIDVTNATSRTPGDSSDSGSGSEGGASASGGSGAKSPGSAAGSGASSTSGADPPGGGSDKFLSCPKCGSACTQVETFVSSTRFVKCAKCNYFFVVLSEVETKQRTKDEPKNQRKPPPPPQKIMEYLDKHVVGQDFAKKVLAVAVYNHYKRIHHNLPQLQNQGAGASGSGGGLDGIPRPDLLHITGIGHTLNSSPGNELPPKSPAQMGMGGGMGGPGLGAGLTGASSSNARGGGDHRSGSEILDRHSSDVKLEKSNIIMLGPTGSGKTLIAQTIAKCLDVPFAICDCTTLTQAGYVGEDIESVISKLLQDANYNVERAQTGIVFLDEVDKIGAVPGIHQLRDVGGEGVQQGMLKMLEGTVVNVPERNSPRKLRGETVQVDTTNILFVASGAYTGLDRLIARRLNEKYLGFGMPSTSGSGRRAAQSAASPMDNDQEERDKCLTKVQARDLVEFGMIPEFVGRFPVIVPFHSLNVSMLVRILTEPRNALVPQYKALLGLDEVDLTFTEDAVKSIAQLAMERHTGARGLRSIMEQLLLDPMFIVPGSDIRGVHITADYVKGSSTPEYSRDADAPASGTVATDSDTTTDNDKNFENSEKIGPF
- the LOC122622641 gene encoding ATP-dependent Clp protease ATP-binding subunit clpX-like, mitochondrial isoform X2; translation: MSMVRRIILLGPKYSVWAKGSGAGQSQRSARCVILSAGSADDSNCGVRRFHLATRNCARNRLMRLEPAMAIPAYIDVTNATSRTPGDSSDSGSGSEGGASASGGSGAKSPGSAAGSGASSTSGADPPGGGSDKFLSCPKCGSACTQVETFVSSTRFVKCAKCNYFFVVLSEVETKQRTKDEPKNQRKPPPPPQKIMEYLDKHVVGQDFAKKVLAVAVYNHYKRIHHNLPQLQNQGAGASGSGGGLDGIPRPDLLHITGIGHTLNSSPGNELPPKSPAQMGMGGGMGGPGLGAGLTGASSSNARGGGDHRSGSEILDRHSSDVKLEKSNIIMLGPTGSGKTLIAQTIAKCLDVPFAICDCTTLTQAGYVGEDIESVISKLLQDANYNVERAQTGIVFLDEVDKIGAVPGIHQLRDVGGEGVQQGMLKMLEGTVVNVPERNSPRKLRGETVQVDTTNILFVASGAYTGLDRLIARRLNEKYLGFGMPSTSGSGRRAAQSAASPMDNDQEERDKCLTKVQARDLVEFGMIPEFVGRFPVIVPFHSLNVSMLVRILTEPRNALVPQYKALLGLDEVDLTFTEDAVKSIAQLAMERHTGARGLRSIMEQLLLDPMFIVPGSDIRGVHITADYVKGSSTPEYSRDADAPASGTVATDSDTTTDNDKNFENSEKIPSSNPSLCKI